The uncultured Bacteroides sp. genome has a segment encoding these proteins:
- a CDS encoding MTH1187 family thiamine-binding protein — protein sequence MSVIMNFAIFPIDKGEHVSQYVKKVVEMIDALPYKSQLTSMGTIVECETMDQCLSVISKANAILEQDTNRIYCTATFDNKPGKSDQMEHKIKAVREK from the coding sequence ATGTCTGTAATTATGAATTTTGCCATCTTCCCAATTGATAAAGGGGAACATGTGAGTCAATACGTAAAGAAAGTAGTGGAGATGATAGACGCTTTGCCCTATAAAAGCCAGCTTACATCAATGGGTACTATTGTAGAATGTGAAACGATGGATCAATGCTTATCGGTCATCTCTAAAGCGAATGCTATATTAGAGCAGGATACTAATCGTATATATTGTACTGCTACGTTTGATAATAAGCCTGGTAAAAGTGACCAAATGGAACATAAGATTAAAGCGGTAAGAGAAAAATAG
- a CDS encoding ankyrin repeat domain-containing protein — MKSFKFFFLTALALSSLTTNAQTTKERITSKKAKTTVKKVTVSQVSFSEVFQNIETANNYLNNGGDPNVKQNGETALVSCIRAHQPEIAKLLINTKGINVNELSDYHDTCATTRTAIIAAIEYPEIIKLLINEGANPNFQEVVHAETTSAQGKLTALMKAIIYGYHESARILIENGAKLDIQDACGNTALMHAANRLRVNGKEVGENKEDTKLLVENGANLNTQNLEGMTALMITASKGLPETAKILISKKADIEMPSAKYGPTALQLAIIHGQTDMAKLLLKSGAKADGLSKYGETPLMQAAQYTNLEMVQLLIDKGANTNSQSSTGQTPLMCAANSDVKEKDNESIKIINLLIKKGAIINAQDQMGNSPLSLACLKSTKRVLTLLDKGANIDLPLNTGETPLIKATLNARPDIVKTLLDKGAKTDAQDANGKTALMHAAAAKDVTSENYSKYTEIVNLLLDKGTQLETQDKEGNTALYWAQQYNRKESADLLLAKGANPAKKYVSKLTIAEGKKISSRKK, encoded by the coding sequence ATGAAATCATTTAAATTTTTCTTCCTGACTGCATTGGCTTTGTCATCTTTGACAACAAATGCCCAGACTACAAAAGAAAGAATTACTTCTAAAAAAGCAAAAACTACAGTAAAAAAAGTAACTGTCAGTCAGGTATCTTTTAGCGAAGTGTTTCAAAATATAGAGACTGCAAATAACTATCTGAACAATGGTGGAGATCCTAATGTAAAACAGAACGGGGAAACGGCTTTGGTTTCTTGCATACGTGCGCATCAACCAGAAATAGCTAAACTGCTGATTAATACTAAGGGAATAAATGTCAATGAATTGAGTGACTATCACGATACATGCGCCACTACAAGGACTGCCATTATTGCTGCTATAGAGTATCCCGAAATTATTAAACTTCTTATCAATGAGGGGGCCAATCCAAACTTCCAAGAAGTGGTTCATGCAGAAACGACTTCTGCCCAAGGTAAATTAACAGCTCTAATGAAGGCTATAATATACGGCTATCATGAATCGGCAAGAATTCTGATTGAGAATGGGGCTAAGCTGGACATACAGGATGCATGCGGCAACACAGCTTTAATGCATGCAGCCAATCGTTTACGTGTGAATGGTAAAGAGGTCGGCGAGAATAAGGAAGATACAAAGCTTCTGGTTGAAAATGGTGCAAACCTGAATACACAGAATTTAGAGGGTATGACGGCTTTAATGATAACGGCATCGAAAGGATTGCCCGAAACGGCTAAAATACTTATAAGCAAGAAGGCTGATATTGAAATGCCATCAGCCAAATACGGACCTACCGCTTTGCAGTTGGCCATCATTCATGGACAAACCGATATGGCAAAACTGCTTCTGAAGAGTGGTGCCAAAGCAGATGGTCTTAGTAAATACGGGGAAACTCCTTTGATGCAGGCAGCGCAATACACAAATCTTGAAATGGTACAGCTCCTGATTGACAAGGGTGCAAATACCAACTCTCAGAGTTCCACGGGGCAAACTCCTCTAATGTGTGCAGCCAACTCTGACGTTAAGGAGAAGGACAACGAGAGCATAAAGATTATAAACCTGCTTATTAAAAAGGGGGCAATAATAAATGCGCAAGATCAGATGGGGAACTCACCCTTGTCATTAGCTTGCCTAAAATCTACAAAACGAGTTCTGACTCTGCTTGATAAAGGTGCTAATATTGATCTGCCTCTCAACACCGGAGAGACTCCTTTAATTAAGGCTACTTTGAACGCAAGACCGGATATCGTTAAAACACTTCTTGATAAAGGGGCAAAAACAGATGCGCAGGACGCAAACGGAAAAACAGCTTTAATGCATGCAGCGGCGGCAAAAGATGTAACCTCTGAAAATTATTCTAAGTATACTGAAATAGTGAATCTGCTTCTTGATAAGGGTACCCAACTGGAAACACAGGATAAAGAGGGCAACACTGCATTATACTGGGCACAGCAATATAACCGCAAAGAGTCTGCCGATTTGCTTCTTGCCAAAGGTGCAAACCCAGCCAAAAAGTATGTGAGTAAGCTTACCATAGCCGAAGGAAAAAAAATCTCTTCAAGAAAAAAGTAA
- a CDS encoding alpha/beta hydrolase-fold protein, which yields MNRKLFSLIAITLMSVTAMAQQALWGGQNIVSPEINPDHTVTFRYNAIHADSVEITGDFLPPTKTNTPYGTFDTPTKVSMSKDEKGIWSFTSSILSPELYSYSFIVNGISVTDPNNVYLNRDVASITNILIIKGEQGSKGDLYSVNNVPHGTVSRVWYNSPTLKMQRRMTIYTPAGYETSGKKYPVLYLLHGAGGDEEAWIALGRSAQIMDNLIAMNKAVPMIVVMTNGNPTKQAAPGEAAEGMYRPSMNIYSQKPVNSMEESFPDVMNYVEKNYRTINDKAHRAICGLSMGGGHSLTISKKYPDKFDYVGLFSAATLMTYNKNISEAEKTVLMTQTEKELAAQFKIAPKLYWIGIGNSDFLYKDNQEWRKLLDSKGYKYEYVETDGGHIWRNWRIYLSVFAPKLFK from the coding sequence ATGAATAGAAAATTATTTTCTTTGATTGCAATTACCTTAATGAGTGTAACTGCAATGGCACAACAGGCATTGTGGGGTGGTCAAAATATTGTTTCACCCGAGATAAATCCTGATCACACTGTTACGTTTCGCTATAATGCCATTCATGCTGATTCCGTGGAGATAACTGGTGATTTTCTTCCACCGACAAAAACAAATACGCCTTATGGCACTTTTGATACACCAACAAAAGTCAGCATGAGCAAAGATGAAAAAGGTATCTGGTCTTTCACATCCAGCATTCTTTCTCCAGAGCTATACAGTTATTCTTTTATAGTTAACGGAATTTCAGTAACCGATCCTAATAATGTGTATCTGAATCGCGATGTTGCCTCGATAACAAACATACTTATTATTAAGGGAGAGCAAGGTTCCAAAGGGGATTTATACAGTGTGAATAATGTTCCTCACGGAACAGTTTCACGCGTATGGTACAACAGTCCTACACTGAAAATGCAGCGTAGAATGACCATTTACACTCCCGCCGGCTATGAAACAAGTGGCAAGAAATATCCTGTTCTTTACCTCCTTCATGGAGCAGGTGGTGATGAAGAGGCATGGATTGCTTTGGGGCGTTCGGCACAGATTATGGACAACCTGATAGCCATGAATAAGGCAGTGCCCATGATTGTGGTAATGACGAACGGTAACCCTACAAAACAAGCTGCCCCAGGTGAAGCTGCTGAAGGTATGTACAGACCATCAATGAACATATACAGTCAGAAACCTGTTAATTCAATGGAAGAGAGTTTTCCTGATGTTATGAATTATGTCGAGAAAAACTATCGCACAATCAATGATAAAGCTCATCGTGCTATCTGCGGTCTGTCAATGGGTGGCGGTCATTCTTTGACTATCTCCAAAAAATATCCTGATAAATTTGATTATGTAGGTCTTTTCTCTGCTGCTACACTAATGACCTACAACAAAAATATTTCGGAAGCTGAAAAGACCGTTCTAATGACTCAGACAGAAAAAGAACTGGCTGCACAATTCAAGATTGCTCCTAAATTGTATTGGATAGGTATTGGTAACTCTGACTTCCTGTATAAGGACAATCAGGAATGGCGGAAGTTACTTGACTCCAAGGGTTATAAATATGAGTATGTAGAAACTGACGGTGGACATATCTGGCGCAATTGGCGTATTTATTTATCTGTTTTTGCACCGAAGCTTTTTAAATAA
- a CDS encoding rhamnogalacturonan acetylesterase, with the protein MKILKLSFFVAFILLAMSVSAQDAVKKQNLQKQITGEDLLGLKSGADPLKANRGTAGKSRKKGRPVVFIIGDSTVKNGKDDGSNHQWGWGHFFSDMVDTTKVSVENHALGGRSSRTFITEGLWDKVLSAVKPGDYVLVQFGHNDSGTLNMGRARASLKGNGDNDTIVVMETTGKKETVNSFGWYMRKYAKDVKAKKATPILLSHIPRNMFTTKDSVAVIRNNDGFGLWTKEAAAMEKVLYIDLNKLAADKLDKMGKDAIQLLYYGDHTHTSKAGAILNAQAVAEGIRELKNCKLKDALKK; encoded by the coding sequence ATGAAAATTTTAAAATTGAGTTTTTTTGTAGCGTTCATATTGCTGGCAATGTCTGTTTCAGCACAAGACGCTGTTAAAAAACAAAATCTCCAGAAACAAATTACAGGTGAAGACTTGTTAGGTCTTAAATCAGGTGCCGATCCTTTGAAAGCAAACCGCGGAACTGCTGGGAAATCTAGAAAGAAGGGGCGTCCTGTTGTTTTTATAATAGGTGATTCTACAGTGAAGAACGGAAAAGATGACGGCAGTAACCACCAGTGGGGTTGGGGACATTTTTTTAGTGACATGGTTGATACAACAAAAGTATCGGTTGAGAACCATGCATTGGGTGGACGTAGTAGCCGCACATTCATTACTGAAGGACTTTGGGACAAAGTGCTTTCGGCAGTAAAACCCGGAGATTATGTATTGGTACAGTTTGGACATAATGATAGTGGCACGCTCAATATGGGTCGCGCCCGTGCCTCACTTAAAGGTAATGGTGACAATGACACTATTGTTGTGATGGAAACTACCGGAAAGAAAGAAACTGTTAATTCTTTTGGTTGGTATATGCGTAAATATGCGAAAGATGTTAAAGCTAAAAAAGCAACTCCGATTTTATTATCACACATTCCTCGTAACATGTTTACAACTAAAGATAGTGTAGCTGTTATAAGAAATAATGACGGTTTCGGACTTTGGACCAAGGAAGCTGCTGCAATGGAAAAAGTTCTCTATATTGATTTGAATAAGCTTGCGGCTGATAAACTAGACAAAATGGGAAAAGATGCCATTCAGTTGTTATACTACGGTGATCATACCCATACATCGAAAGCCGGAGCAATATTAAATGCTCAAGCTGTTGCTGAAGGTATCCGCGAACTGAAAAATTGTAAACTTAAAGATGCTTTAAAGAAATAG
- a CDS encoding TlpA disulfide reductase family protein — MLIGIGITRVSAQQKNEPTKQKVAADERGYIVKVGDIAPDFELTLTDGKKVKLSQLKGKVVMLQFTASWCGVCRKEMPFIESDIWQKNKDNKEFVLMGIDRDEPLNTVTGFKAQTKITYPLGLDPGANIFAKYADREAGITRNVLIDRTGKIVKMTRLYNEEEFAGLVKEIESQLGTTGK, encoded by the coding sequence ATGCTGATAGGCATAGGAATTACTCGGGTAAGTGCTCAGCAAAAGAATGAGCCGACAAAGCAGAAGGTTGCTGCCGACGAAAGAGGATATATTGTAAAAGTGGGCGACATTGCTCCCGATTTTGAGCTTACACTTACTGACGGTAAGAAGGTAAAGCTGTCTCAGTTGAAAGGAAAAGTTGTAATGCTACAGTTTACTGCAAGTTGGTGTGGTGTATGCCGTAAGGAGATGCCTTTTATTGAAAGTGACATCTGGCAGAAAAATAAGGATAATAAGGAATTTGTGTTGATGGGTATTGACCGTGACGAACCGTTGAATACTGTGACTGGCTTTAAGGCTCAGACAAAAATTACTTATCCGCTGGGACTGGATCCTGGAGCCAATATCTTTGCTAAGTATGCTGACCGCGAAGCTGGAATTACCCGTAATGTGCTTATTGACAGAACTGGTAAAATTGTAAAAATGACGCGTTTGTATAATGAAGAGGAGTTTGCCGGTTTGGTGAAAGAAATTGAAAGTCAGCTGGGAACTACTGGTAAATAA
- a CDS encoding heavy-metal-associated domain-containing protein has protein sequence MKTLKFKTSAMCSGCVATIGKSLNEIAKPEQWFIDVNSKDKVLTIETDKEAAEIIRQIEKAGYKAEQV, from the coding sequence ATGAAAACATTAAAGTTCAAAACAAGTGCCATGTGCAGCGGATGCGTTGCTACCATTGGCAAAAGTCTTAACGAAATTGCAAAACCAGAACAGTGGTTTATTGATGTGAACTCTAAAGACAAAGTTCTGACTATAGAAACAGATAAAGAAGCTGCGGAAATTATCCGTCAGATAGAAAAAGCTGGTTATAAAGCAGAGCAGGTCTGA
- a CDS encoding heavy-metal-associated domain-containing protein, translating to MKTRIFLSIVAIFFAFTSVSAKDIKSVTLKVEKMVCELHEAKVTNMLRFEKGVKEIKTDVPARTVVIKYDAEKTTPEKLIKSFDKVKCTAVLAPNTNEKEKK from the coding sequence ATGAAAACAAGAATTTTTCTTTCAATCGTAGCGATCTTTTTCGCATTCACAAGTGTTTCAGCAAAAGATATCAAAAGTGTAACCCTCAAAGTAGAAAAGATGGTTTGTGAACTTCACGAAGCAAAAGTTACCAATATGCTTCGTTTTGAAAAAGGAGTAAAAGAAATAAAGACCGATGTTCCCGCACGAACTGTAGTGATTAAGTACGATGCAGAGAAAACAACTCCTGAAAAGCTGATTAAATCTTTTGATAAGGTGAAATGTACAGCTGTATTAGCACCCAATACCAATGAAAAAGAGAAAAAATAA